A window of Rubricoccus marinus contains these coding sequences:
- a CDS encoding universal stress protein gives MTDPSIRRILFPTDLSACAEGAFTHAAWLADRFGATLYDFHVRETPGFPPLDWVDDLVVTAEDVAADLGLPLAPEAEPLRPIDLVHEEREASDVAAAILRYAADLPADLIVMGTHGRSGVARARLGSIAEAVVRHARCPVLTVRPDANGGASAFREILVALDTADPIPPEAAWAARLARAYHARLHLLRVVAPSLLHPQASEASRRAHLGLGRLEGQLGSEGVPAVVSRVCEGDPAAVIAETAEEIGADLIVVGSHGREGVRRALLGSVSETVIRHAPCPVFVARHQGEGSAARIE, from the coding sequence ATGACCGATCCCTCCATCCGCCGCATCCTGTTCCCGACCGACCTCTCGGCGTGTGCCGAGGGAGCCTTCACGCACGCGGCGTGGCTCGCGGATCGCTTCGGGGCCACGCTGTACGACTTCCACGTCCGCGAGACTCCCGGATTCCCGCCCTTGGACTGGGTGGACGACCTCGTGGTCACGGCTGAGGACGTGGCCGCCGACCTCGGGCTGCCTCTGGCGCCAGAGGCCGAGCCGCTCCGCCCGATCGACCTCGTGCATGAGGAGCGAGAGGCCTCCGACGTTGCGGCGGCGATCCTGCGCTACGCCGCCGACCTCCCGGCCGACCTGATCGTGATGGGCACGCATGGGCGAAGCGGCGTGGCGCGCGCCCGCCTCGGGAGCATCGCCGAGGCTGTTGTGCGGCACGCTCGCTGCCCCGTCCTCACGGTCCGGCCGGACGCCAACGGCGGGGCGTCGGCGTTTCGGGAGATCCTGGTGGCGCTGGATACCGCCGATCCCATCCCGCCAGAAGCCGCGTGGGCGGCTCGGCTCGCCCGCGCCTATCACGCGAGGCTGCACCTTCTTCGTGTCGTCGCTCCCAGCCTTCTCCATCCGCAGGCGTCTGAGGCGTCGCGCCGGGCGCATCTCGGGCTCGGACGGCTAGAAGGTCAACTCGGCAGTGAGGGAGTGCCGGCGGTCGTGTCCCGGGTGTGCGAAGGAGACCCGGCAGCGGTGATCGCGGAGACGGCTGAAGAGATCGGGGCCGACCTCATCGTGGTGGGCAGCCACGGCCGCGAGGGGGTGCGCCGGGCGCTTCTCGGTAGCGTCTCGGAGACCGTGATCCGGCACGCCCCGTGCCCCGTCTTTGTCGCCAGGCACCAGGGGGAGGGCTCTGCCGCCAGGATCGAATGA